A DNA window from Candidatus Sulfidibacterium hydrothermale contains the following coding sequences:
- a CDS encoding NUDIX hydrolase, translating to MDKRLIPNISVDAVVFGFDDFHLNILLVTRPVYHEGKNYIDWKFPGDLIRKDEDLDVSAERILYEQTGLQKIYLKQLKAFGDTNRLKRQPRDMTWLYAIDHPEERVITIPYFGLVNLSEDVDYKTSLNGNARWFPVDEVKDLPLAFDHRDIFTFALETLRNELRNQPLAFELLPPKFTLSQLQRIYEVVFEKKLDKRNFRKKIAGLRYIVPLHEKETEVSHRPAQLYMFSKDIYQKLHTRQFDFTI from the coding sequence ATGGACAAACGATTGATTCCTAATATTTCAGTGGATGCTGTGGTTTTTGGCTTTGATGATTTTCATCTGAATATTTTGTTGGTTACCCGTCCGGTATATCATGAGGGGAAAAACTATATCGATTGGAAATTTCCGGGAGATCTGATTCGGAAAGATGAAGACCTGGATGTTTCTGCCGAGCGGATTTTGTATGAACAAACCGGATTACAGAAGATTTACCTGAAACAGTTAAAGGCATTTGGCGATACCAACCGGTTAAAACGACAACCCCGCGATATGACCTGGCTGTATGCCATTGATCATCCGGAAGAACGGGTAATTACGATTCCCTATTTCGGACTGGTAAATCTTTCTGAAGATGTGGATTATAAAACTTCTTTAAATGGAAATGCCCGTTGGTTTCCGGTGGATGAAGTAAAAGATTTGCCATTGGCTTTTGACCATCGTGATATTTTTACTTTTGCTCTGGAAACGCTTCGGAATGAGTTGCGTAATCAGCCGCTTGCCTTTGAATTATTACCGCCCAAGTTTACCTTGAGCCAGTTGCAACGAATTTATGAAGTTGTTTTCGAAAAAAAGCTGGACAAACGTAATTTCCGGAAAAAAATAGCCGGCTTGCGCTATATTGTTCCTTTACACGAAAAAGAAACAGAGGTATCGCACAGGCCGGCTCAGTTGTATATGTTCAGCAAAGATATTTACCAAAAACTACATACCCGCCAGTTTGATTTTACAATTTAA